The Paracoccus sediminicola genome has a segment encoding these proteins:
- a CDS encoding ATP-binding protein, giving the protein MADPDTLTRIAAALERLAPAPAPAPDFAGADAYIWHTDPDRLEPVPQVNRVGLDRLVGIDRARDTLLANTLQFARGHAANNALLWGARGMGKSSLVKAAHAEAVAQGLPLVLVEIAREDLSSVGRLLALLGAAEDRRFLLFADDLSFSHDDTQYKSLKAVLDGGVAGRPGNVILYATSNRRHLMPRDMIDNERSTAIHPGEAVEEKVSLSDRFGLWLGFHPCGQDEYLTMIRGYCDAAGLEIDDETLRAEAIEWQATRGARSGRVAWQFFTDLAGRHGMAV; this is encoded by the coding sequence ATGGCTGATCCCGACACGCTGACCCGCATCGCGGCGGCGCTGGAACGGCTGGCCCCGGCCCCCGCGCCCGCGCCCGATTTCGCCGGGGCTGACGCCTATATCTGGCACACCGATCCCGACCGGCTCGAGCCGGTGCCGCAGGTCAATCGCGTCGGGCTCGACCGTCTGGTCGGCATCGACCGCGCCCGCGACACGCTGCTGGCCAACACCTTGCAATTCGCCCGCGGCCACGCAGCGAATAACGCGCTGCTCTGGGGCGCGCGGGGGATGGGCAAATCCTCGCTGGTCAAGGCCGCTCATGCCGAGGCGGTGGCGCAGGGCCTGCCGCTGGTTCTCGTCGAGATCGCGCGTGAGGATCTGTCCAGCGTCGGCCGTCTGCTCGCTCTGCTTGGGGCTGCTGAAGACCGGCGTTTCCTGCTGTTTGCGGATGATCTGTCCTTCAGCCATGACGACACGCAGTATAAATCGCTCAAGGCGGTGCTGGATGGCGGTGTGGCGGGGCGGCCCGGCAATGTCATTCTCTACGCGACCTCGAACCGCCGCCACCTGATGCCGCGCGACATGATCGACAATGAGCGCTCGACCGCGATCCATCCCGGCGAGGCGGTTGAGGAAAAGGTCTCGCTGTCGGATCGTTTCGGGCTGTGGCTGGGATTTCATCCGTGCGGTCAGGACGAGTATCTGACCATGATCCGGGGTTATTGCGACGCCGCCGGGCTGGAGATCGACGACGAAACCCTGCGCGCCGAGGCGATCGAGTGGCAGGCCACGCGCGGCGCGCGTTCGGGCCGGGTGGCGTGGCAATTCTTCACCGATCTGGCGGGGCGTCACGGCATGGCCGTGTAA
- the lptF gene encoding LPS export ABC transporter permease LptF, with protein sequence MNRIDRYILKLMLIFFGFFALVLVAVYWVNRAVSLFETLIGDGQTALVVLEFTVLTLPLVISVVLPVAAFAATAYGTNRLSGESELVAMQAAGLSPWRMARPVLVFGVFVGIMVAVLVHALVPLARARIADRQEQIAENVTAQFLNPGVFQYPAQGITLFIREISPQGELGGLFLEDARDGGAVTSYSAEEALIVKAETGPKLVMVSGMVQSLRASEDNPPRLSVTRFEDMTYDLGEIVGGGGDRGRDLRDYSTRRLLSPDRALLDATGATAPRARLEAHERIAQPLLSPVAAMLGFATLLVGGFSRFGVWRQVGWAIVALIFVQLLTNWAANRAGDDPALWPLVYLPSAAGAAICVVLLWVSARPSRPSPGAASAPDEGPQPA encoded by the coding sequence ATGAACCGCATCGACCGTTACATTCTCAAGCTGATGCTGATCTTTTTCGGCTTCTTCGCGCTTGTGCTGGTCGCGGTATATTGGGTGAACCGCGCCGTGTCGCTGTTCGAGACGCTGATCGGTGACGGGCAGACGGCACTGGTGGTGCTGGAATTCACCGTGCTGACGCTGCCTCTGGTGATCTCGGTTGTGCTGCCGGTCGCGGCCTTCGCAGCGACGGCTTACGGCACGAACCGGCTGTCGGGCGAATCCGAGCTTGTCGCCATGCAGGCGGCGGGGCTGTCGCCCTGGCGCATGGCCCGGCCGGTGCTGGTCTTCGGGGTGTTTGTGGGGATCATGGTCGCGGTGCTGGTCCATGCGCTCGTCCCGCTGGCCCGCGCCCGCATCGCCGACCGGCAGGAACAGATTGCCGAGAACGTGACCGCGCAGTTCCTCAATCCCGGTGTGTTCCAATATCCGGCGCAGGGGATCACGCTGTTCATCCGCGAGATCAGCCCGCAAGGCGAGCTTGGCGGGCTGTTTCTGGAAGATGCGCGCGATGGCGGCGCGGTGACATCCTACAGCGCCGAAGAAGCACTGATCGTCAAGGCCGAGACCGGGCCGAAGCTGGTCATGGTCAGCGGCATGGTGCAGTCCCTGCGCGCCAGCGAGGACAATCCGCCCCGCCTGTCGGTCACGCGCTTCGAGGACATGACCTATGATCTGGGCGAGATCGTCGGCGGCGGCGGGGATCGCGGGCGCGATCTGCGTGACTATTCGACCCGACGCCTGCTGAGCCCCGACCGCGCGCTGCTGGATGCGACGGGCGCAACTGCCCCGCGCGCAAGGCTGGAGGCGCATGAGCGGATCGCGCAGCCGCTTCTGTCCCCGGTCGCGGCGATGCTGGGTTTCGCCACGCTGCTTGTCGGAGGGTTTTCCCGCTTCGGGGTCTGGCGGCAGGTCGGATGGGCGATCGTGGCGCTGATCTTCGTGCAGCTTCTGACCAACTGGGCCGCGAACCGCGCCGGGGACGATCCGGCGCTGTGGCCTCTGGTTTATCTGCCATCGGCGGCGGGCGCGGCAATCTGCGTCGTGCTGTTATGGGTGTCGGCCCGGCCGTCGCGGCCCAGCCCCGGCGCAGCCTCTGCCCCGGATGAAGGACCGCAGCCCGCATGA
- the tatC gene encoding twin-arginine translocase subunit TatC yields MSSNTDRREDIDDSSAPLIEHLAELRTRLIWSVLAFVIAMVLCYAVWNPIYNFLTRPICDALDSRGQECGLILLKLQEGFFVAIQISFLGGFILAFPIIAFQLWRFVAPGLYRSEKQAFLPFLIASPAMFFLGAAFAYFIILPMAYDFFLGFQQGPLSLPEDAEAGPSTAMAGIVFQGSVSEYLALTTKFILAFGLSFQLPVALTLLGKAGLVSSEGLSGMRKYALLLILVLAAIVTPPDVVSQIVLFTVVYGLYEISIQLVRRIEKRREDDLRAQGLADDDG; encoded by the coding sequence GTGAGTTCCAATACCGATCGCAGGGAAGATATCGATGACAGCTCGGCGCCGCTGATCGAGCATCTGGCAGAGCTGCGCACGCGGCTGATCTGGTCGGTGCTCGCCTTCGTCATCGCGATGGTGCTGTGCTATGCCGTCTGGAACCCGATCTATAATTTCCTCACCCGCCCGATCTGCGACGCGCTTGACAGCCGTGGTCAGGAATGTGGTCTTATCCTGCTGAAATTGCAGGAAGGTTTCTTCGTTGCCATCCAGATCAGCTTTCTGGGCGGCTTCATTCTCGCCTTCCCGATCATCGCCTTCCAGCTCTGGCGCTTCGTCGCGCCGGGTCTCTATCGCAGCGAGAAACAGGCGTTCCTGCCCTTTCTGATCGCCTCTCCGGCAATGTTCTTTCTTGGCGCGGCGTTCGCCTATTTCATCATTCTTCCAATGGCTTACGACTTCTTCCTCGGTTTTCAGCAGGGTCCGTTGAGCCTGCCGGAAGATGCCGAGGCCGGGCCATCCACGGCGATGGCGGGGATCGTGTTCCAGGGCTCGGTCAGCGAGTATCTTGCGCTGACGACGAAATTCATCCTCGCCTTCGGGCTGTCGTTCCAGCTCCCCGTGGCGCTGACGCTTCTGGGCAAAGCCGGGCTGGTCTCGTCCGAGGGGCTGAGCGGGATGCGCAAATATGCGCTGCTGCTGATTCTGGTGCTGGCGGCGATCGTGACGCCGCCGGACGTTGTCAGCCAGATCGTCCTGTTTACAGTGGTTTACGGGCTGTACGAGATATCGATCCAGCTCGTAAGGCGGATCGAGAAGCGCCGTGAAGACGATCTTCGGGCGCAGGGCCTTGCCGATGACGATGGCTGA
- a CDS encoding DNA polymerase III subunit chi: protein MGNALFYHLTRSTAERLLPQLLGKAASAGWRVELRGQEATRLTQLDEALWLGEGFLPHGLAGGPHDARQPVLLRPSDAPPAANSPDCLMALDGTEIGADEAARLERVCVIFDGNDPQAVERAREQWRSLTGAGIAAEYWSEAGGRWEKKR, encoded by the coding sequence ATGGGCAATGCGCTGTTTTACCACCTGACCCGCTCGACCGCCGAGCGCCTGCTGCCGCAGCTTCTGGGCAAGGCCGCATCGGCGGGCTGGCGGGTGGAATTGCGCGGGCAGGAGGCGACGCGGCTGACACAGCTCGACGAGGCGCTGTGGCTGGGCGAGGGCTTCCTGCCGCATGGGCTGGCAGGCGGTCCGCATGACGCCCGTCAGCCGGTATTGCTGCGCCCGTCGGATGCGCCGCCCGCCGCGAACAGCCCCGATTGTCTGATGGCGCTGGATGGGACAGAGATCGGCGCGGATGAGGCCGCGCGACTCGAACGGGTTTGCGTGATCTTCGACGGGAATGATCCGCAGGCTGTCGAACGGGCCCGCGAGCAATGGCGCAGCCTGACGGGGGCGGGGATCGCGGCTGAATACTGGTCCGAAGCGGGCGGCCGCTGGGAAAAGAAACGCTAG
- a CDS encoding MarC family protein, which produces MEPAAIITAFVTLFVVIDPVGLAPLFIALTDGMSDAQRRRIGWRAVAIAAVLLTLFGLAGDSILDFVGISLPAFQIAGGILLFLTALDMLFERRTERREGQSAENDNDPSVFPLATPLLAGPGALATMILLVGEGQSTLHAIMVLLVMLSVLALAMLFFVLAGPLSRVLGRTGTMVVTRLLGMLLAALSVQFIIDGLRGTGLYS; this is translated from the coding sequence ATGGAACCCGCCGCGATCATCACTGCCTTCGTGACGCTGTTCGTCGTCATCGATCCGGTCGGGCTGGCACCGCTGTTCATCGCCCTGACCGACGGGATGAGCGATGCGCAGCGCCGACGGATCGGCTGGCGGGCGGTCGCGATCGCCGCGGTGCTGTTGACGCTGTTCGGGCTGGCCGGCGATTCGATCCTGGATTTCGTCGGCATCTCGCTGCCCGCCTTCCAGATCGCCGGAGGAATCCTTTTGTTCCTCACCGCGCTCGACATGCTGTTCGAGCGCCGCACCGAACGGCGCGAGGGGCAATCGGCCGAAAACGACAACGATCCTTCGGTGTTCCCGCTGGCGACGCCGCTTCTGGCCGGTCCCGGCGCATTGGCGACGATGATCCTGCTGGTCGGCGAGGGTCAGAGCACGCTGCACGCAATCATGGTGCTGCTTGTGATGCTGTCGGTACTGGCGCTTGCCATGCTGTTCTTCGTGCTGGCCGGGCCATTGTCGCGCGTGCTCGGGCGGACCGGGACCATGGTCGTCACGCGGCTGCTGGGGATGCTGCTGGCGGCGCTTTCGGTGCAGTTCATCATCGACGGGCTCAGGGGAACGGGGCTGTATTCATGA
- the tatB gene encoding Sec-independent protein translocase protein TatB: MLDIGWTELLLIGVVALIVVGPRDLPHMFRALGRITGKVRSMAREFSSAMEDAARDSGIDEATKSLNEIRDVTSKRSLGVDALDRAASRFEKWDPKIPSSRAGAKPDPAAEAPVAGEGASPASAAVSAKAPRSRAEASGPAPASTARPAAATETQDHEPGQRRLHAVRRSESKEG; this comes from the coding sequence ATGCTGGATATCGGCTGGACTGAGCTGCTGCTCATCGGCGTGGTTGCGCTGATCGTGGTCGGTCCGCGCGACCTGCCGCATATGTTCCGTGCCCTGGGCCGGATCACCGGCAAGGTGCGATCCATGGCGCGCGAGTTTTCCTCGGCCATGGAAGACGCTGCCCGCGATTCGGGCATCGACGAGGCGACGAAATCGCTGAATGAGATCCGCGATGTGACCTCGAAGCGCTCTCTGGGCGTGGACGCGCTGGATCGCGCCGCGTCGCGTTTCGAGAAATGGGACCCGAAGATCCCCTCTTCCCGCGCTGGGGCCAAACCGGATCCGGCAGCGGAAGCGCCGGTCGCGGGTGAGGGCGCCAGCCCGGCCTCTGCCGCGGTGTCGGCCAAGGCGCCGAGATCGCGGGCCGAAGCCAGTGGGCCGGCACCTGCTTCCACCGCGCGTCCGGCCGCCGCGACAGAGACACAGGACCATGAACCCGGTCAGCGCCGCCTGCATGCGGTCAGGCGCAGCGAGTCGAAGGAAGGCTGA
- the lptG gene encoding LPS export ABC transporter permease LptG, producing the protein MTLARYVAMRYLRAFLLLAGVFLAILLLIDMVEQIRRFSDDGISLGGAARLSALSVAGSFYNILPLIGLLGGIMLFLGLSRSSEMVAIRASGRSGLRCVMAPAVMALIIGVAAVAVLNPMVAATEAKYSDAVARIESGAPQTVSLGDDAVWLRQAIGEGGGQMMIRAARTSPDATTLYEASFVIYEPETGPALRIEAQEATLTPGEWMLTGVKEWSLSDANPEAAARETEQLRLPTELTADRIRDGFGRPQAVPVWELPAYIDGLKRAGFSALRHQVWFQMELALPLTLAAMVMIASAFTMRHMRGRKTGGLVLGAFAAGLGLFFLRNMAQVLGDNAGVPPALAGWAPPVVALLFAVGALLQLEDG; encoded by the coding sequence ATGACACTCGCCCGCTATGTCGCCATGCGCTACCTGCGCGCCTTCCTGCTTCTGGCCGGGGTATTTCTGGCCATTCTGCTGCTCATCGACATGGTCGAGCAGATCCGCCGCTTTTCCGATGACGGCATCAGCCTGGGCGGGGCGGCGCGGCTTTCGGCCCTGTCGGTCGCCGGGAGTTTCTACAACATCCTGCCGCTGATCGGGCTGTTGGGCGGGATCATGCTGTTTCTCGGCCTGTCGCGCAGCTCCGAGATGGTGGCGATCCGCGCCTCGGGCCGCTCGGGGCTGCGCTGCGTGATGGCACCGGCGGTCATGGCGCTGATCATCGGGGTGGCCGCGGTGGCGGTGCTGAACCCGATGGTGGCGGCGACCGAGGCGAAATATTCCGACGCCGTCGCCCGCATCGAATCGGGCGCGCCGCAGACGGTCAGCCTTGGCGATGACGCGGTCTGGCTGCGACAGGCCATCGGCGAGGGCGGCGGACAGATGATGATCCGCGCCGCCCGCACCAGCCCCGACGCGACCACGCTCTATGAGGCGAGCTTCGTCATTTATGAACCCGAGACCGGCCCGGCGCTTCGGATCGAGGCGCAGGAAGCGACGCTTACTCCGGGCGAGTGGATGCTGACCGGGGTCAAGGAATGGTCGCTCTCGGACGCCAATCCCGAGGCCGCCGCGCGCGAGACCGAGCAATTGCGTCTTCCGACTGAACTCACTGCCGACCGCATCCGCGACGGATTTGGCCGTCCGCAGGCGGTCCCGGTCTGGGAACTCCCGGCCTATATCGACGGGCTGAAACGTGCCGGTTTCTCGGCACTGCGCCATCAGGTCTGGTTCCAGATGGAACTGGCGCTGCCTCTGACGCTGGCGGCGATGGTGATGATCGCCTCGGCCTTCACCATGCGCCATATGCGCGGGCGCAAGACCGGGGGGCTCGTGCTCGGGGCGTTTGCCGCCGGTCTGGGACTGTTCTTCCTGCGCAACATGGCGCAGGTTCTTGGCGACAATGCCGGTGTGCCGCCCGCACTTGCGGGATGGGCGCCGCCGGTCGTGGCGCTGCTGTTTGCGGTCGGTGCTCTGCTGCAACTCGAGGACGGATGA
- a CDS encoding leucyl aminopeptidase translates to MTHPVEIRFTETTTEGLESRAGRVALIVGEDGKLPPKIPRKSRNAISRAADSRDFQKLKPGEAMTLSWPTDWEAESVMLVKLPRKVSVSEARKAGGAIGAALGDTEMLVMAHNHPQAAEIALGIALRGYDFSVYKTRKNDADGDGEDGAAGAAAGTPPQSVQARGGAQPDALLNDAAGGETARVADDQEAEQLDPKKASVTFMCANPEDLSQQVGDQAAVAEGVFFTRDLVNEPANILTTIDFADRLAAMEEIGLTVEVLDEAELEKLGMRALLAVGQGSESPSKVVVMRWDGGAKGEAPVALVGKGVVFDTGGISIKPAAGMEEMTMDMGGAGVVAGVMRTLALRRAKANVVGLVGLVENMPDGRAQRPGDIVRSMKGDTIEVINTDAEGRLVLADVLWYAQDRFEPAAIIDLATLTGAVIIALGHEHAGIFSNDDELSKSLLKASDAEGEGAWRLPLAPAYDKQLESRLADMKNVGGRPAGSITAAQFLQRFIRDGQPWAHIDIAGVALPPGGSDLAPKGASGWGVMTLNRLIRDQYEG, encoded by the coding sequence ATGACCCATCCGGTCGAGATCCGATTCACCGAGACAACAACCGAAGGGTTGGAGAGCCGCGCAGGTCGCGTCGCGCTGATCGTCGGCGAGGACGGAAAGCTGCCGCCGAAGATCCCGCGCAAGTCGCGCAATGCCATCAGCCGCGCCGCGGACTCACGCGATTTTCAGAAGCTCAAGCCGGGCGAGGCGATGACCCTGTCCTGGCCGACCGACTGGGAAGCCGAATCGGTGATGCTGGTCAAGCTGCCGCGCAAGGTCTCGGTGTCCGAGGCGCGCAAGGCGGGTGGCGCGATCGGCGCGGCGCTCGGCGATACCGAGATGCTGGTCATGGCGCACAACCATCCGCAGGCCGCCGAAATCGCGCTTGGGATCGCTCTCAGGGGATATGATTTCTCGGTCTACAAGACCCGCAAGAACGACGCTGACGGGGATGGCGAGGATGGTGCGGCCGGGGCCGCTGCCGGCACGCCTCCGCAATCGGTGCAGGCGCGGGGCGGCGCGCAGCCCGATGCGCTGCTGAACGATGCCGCGGGCGGCGAGACGGCGCGGGTTGCGGACGACCAAGAGGCGGAACAGCTCGATCCGAAGAAGGCCAGCGTCACCTTCATGTGCGCAAATCCCGAAGACCTGTCGCAGCAGGTCGGGGATCAGGCGGCGGTGGCGGAGGGCGTCTTCTTTACCCGCGACCTGGTCAACGAGCCCGCCAATATCCTCACCACCATCGATTTCGCCGACCGGCTGGCCGCGATGGAGGAAATCGGCCTGACCGTCGAGGTGCTGGACGAGGCCGAGCTGGAAAAGCTCGGGATGCGGGCGCTGCTGGCCGTGGGGCAGGGTTCGGAATCGCCTTCCAAGGTGGTGGTGATGCGCTGGGATGGGGGTGCCAAGGGCGAGGCGCCGGTGGCGCTTGTCGGCAAGGGCGTGGTCTTCGATACGGGCGGCATTTCGATCAAGCCCGCCGCCGGCATGGAAGAAATGACCATGGATATGGGCGGTGCGGGCGTCGTGGCCGGTGTGATGCGCACGCTCGCTTTGCGCCGGGCCAAGGCCAATGTCGTCGGTCTTGTCGGGCTGGTCGAGAACATGCCGGACGGGCGCGCGCAGCGTCCCGGCGACATCGTCCGGTCCATGAAAGGCGACACGATCGAGGTGATCAACACCGATGCCGAGGGGCGGCTGGTTCTGGCTGACGTGCTCTGGTACGCGCAGGACCGTTTCGAGCCCGCCGCGATCATCGACCTCGCCACGCTGACCGGGGCGGTGATTATCGCGCTGGGTCATGAACATGCGGGGATTTTCTCGAATGATGACGAATTGTCGAAATCGCTGCTGAAAGCCTCGGATGCAGAGGGTGAGGGTGCGTGGCGTCTTCCGCTTGCGCCGGCCTATGACAAGCAGCTGGAAAGCCGCCTGGCGGATATGAAGAATGTCGGCGGCCGCCCGGCGGGGTCGATTACCGCCGCGCAGTTCCTGCAGCGCTTCATCCGTGACGGACAGCCCTGGGCGCATATCGACATAGCCGGTGTCGCGCTGCCGCCGGGTGGCTCGGACCTGGCGCCGAAAGGGGCCTCTGGCTGGGGTGTGATGACGCTGAACCGTCTGATCCGCGATCAATACGAGGGCTGA
- a CDS encoding LPS-assembly protein LptD: MTTRLLIPALCLAAAPLLAQTIGDGPVWLGTAELGEADGPALAPTEDTDLPFADGTELSRLSGSVRPPRRELTIPGEGVEEDGGAATLLADYITLAKDQTLTASGGVVVWYQGARLVADEVRYDGASGDMTIAGPIHLTRPGLAGTEDDAILIAEEAQLTQDMREGLLRGARLVLAREMQLAANQVTLTDNGRFTTLDQVVASSCRICAEDPTPLWEIRARQIVHDQQENRLIFEHPQLRAFGLPVAAWPGTVTAPDPTVERMSGFLRPRFRTTSRLGFGVMVPYFKTLGPHADVTVTPYLSASETRTLMLRYRQAFWNGATEWNGAITRDDIREGETRGYLFGAARWELPRGYELGMQVQTASDDGYLLDYDITDADRLWSGFTLDRINSDKLVWARVGNYHSLREDENNSTSPAQVADLSWIRRWRLGGGEAELEWSAHAHRRPSSTDISGRDVARSSLGLEWQRSQILPGGVLATGAIGLDADFYAIRDDSTSDDTVVRTTPWIATTLRYPLTGSDGRASYVVEPVAQLVWSPYEDNDDVPNEDSRQIEFDEGNLFALSRYPGWDARETGLRANLGLTWTRLDPAGWSLSLAGGRIFRDRQSADENAPLPIRGRSSDWLVAGHYSSNSGLSIANRALFDDDLDLSRDELRLGWARPGLELSLGYLWAKAERFDERERDLSELTGEIGWQLADGWWASAQSRHDLEAQRAQRAGLGIAYRNECISVELDASRRFTDTAEVDPETDIGLSVRLGGFGRQPDGKGTVARRSCLR, translated from the coding sequence ATGACAACCCGGCTGCTGATCCCCGCGCTCTGCCTCGCCGCCGCGCCGCTTCTGGCGCAAACCATCGGTGACGGGCCGGTCTGGCTCGGCACGGCCGAGCTGGGCGAGGCCGACGGCCCTGCCCTCGCCCCGACCGAGGACACCGATCTGCCCTTCGCCGACGGCACCGAGCTGAGCCGGCTTTCCGGCAGTGTCCGCCCGCCAAGGCGCGAGCTGACCATCCCCGGCGAAGGGGTCGAAGAAGACGGCGGCGCAGCAACATTGCTTGCCGATTACATCACCCTGGCCAAGGATCAGACGCTGACCGCCTCGGGTGGCGTGGTGGTCTGGTATCAGGGTGCGCGGCTCGTCGCGGACGAGGTGCGCTATGACGGCGCGAGCGGCGACATGACGATCGCGGGGCCGATCCATCTGACCCGCCCCGGCCTCGCCGGAACCGAGGATGACGCGATCCTCATCGCTGAAGAGGCGCAGCTGACCCAGGACATGCGCGAGGGGCTTCTGCGCGGCGCGAGGCTGGTCCTCGCGCGAGAGATGCAGCTCGCCGCCAACCAGGTCACGCTGACGGATAACGGGCGCTTCACGACGCTGGATCAGGTCGTGGCCTCGTCCTGCCGGATCTGCGCCGAAGACCCGACCCCGCTCTGGGAAATTCGGGCCCGCCAGATCGTACATGACCAGCAAGAGAACCGGCTCATCTTCGAGCATCCGCAGCTTCGCGCCTTCGGTCTGCCGGTCGCCGCGTGGCCCGGCACCGTGACCGCGCCCGATCCGACGGTCGAGCGGATGTCGGGCTTTCTGCGCCCGCGTTTTCGCACCACCTCCCGGCTCGGCTTCGGCGTGATGGTGCCCTATTTCAAGACGCTCGGGCCCCATGCCGATGTGACCGTCACGCCCTATCTTTCCGCCTCCGAGACCCGCACGCTCATGCTGCGTTACCGTCAAGCCTTCTGGAACGGTGCCACGGAATGGAACGGCGCGATCACCCGCGACGACATTCGCGAAGGCGAGACCCGCGGCTATCTCTTTGGTGCCGCCCGCTGGGAACTGCCGCGTGGCTATGAGCTGGGGATGCAGGTCCAGACGGCCTCGGATGACGGCTATCTGCTCGATTACGACATCACCGATGCCGACCGGCTGTGGAGCGGGTTCACCCTCGACCGGATCAATTCGGACAAGCTGGTTTGGGCGCGGGTCGGCAATTACCATTCGCTGCGCGAGGACGAGAACAATTCGACCTCGCCCGCGCAGGTCGCCGATCTGTCCTGGATCCGGCGCTGGCGGCTCGGTGGCGGAGAAGCCGAGCTGGAATGGTCCGCCCATGCCCATCGGCGCCCGTCGAGCACGGATATATCGGGCCGTGACGTGGCGCGGAGCTCGCTCGGGCTGGAATGGCAGCGCTCGCAGATCCTGCCGGGTGGCGTGCTGGCGACCGGCGCGATCGGGCTGGATGCGGATTTCTATGCGATCCGCGACGATTCCACCTCCGATGACACGGTCGTGCGCACCACGCCCTGGATCGCAACCACGCTGCGCTATCCGCTGACCGGCAGCGACGGGCGCGCATCCTATGTGGTCGAGCCGGTCGCCCAGCTTGTCTGGTCGCCTTACGAGGATAACGACGACGTTCCCAATGAGGACAGCCGCCAGATCGAATTCGACGAAGGCAATCTTTTCGCCCTGTCCCGCTATCCCGGCTGGGATGCACGCGAAACCGGGCTGAGGGCCAATCTCGGCCTGACCTGGACCCGGCTCGATCCTGCGGGGTGGAGCCTGTCTCTGGCCGGGGGCCGCATCTTCCGCGACCGGCAAAGCGCCGATGAAAACGCGCCGCTGCCGATCCGCGGGCGCAGCTCGGACTGGCTGGTGGCCGGGCATTATTCCAGCAATTCGGGGCTCAGCATCGCCAACCGCGCGCTGTTCGACGATGATCTCGATCTGAGCCGAGACGAGCTGCGGCTCGGTTGGGCTCGGCCGGGGCTCGAGCTGAGCCTCGGCTATCTCTGGGCCAAGGCCGAACGCTTCGACGAGCGCGAGCGCGATCTGTCAGAGCTCACCGGCGAAATCGGCTGGCAGCTGGCCGATGGCTGGTGGGCCTCGGCGCAGAGCCGTCACGATCTCGAGGCACAGCGGGCGCAGCGCGCGGGGCTGGGTATCGCCTATCGCAATGAATGTATCAGCGTCGAGCTGGACGCCTCGCGCCGCTTCACCGACACCGCAGAGGTCGATCCCGAAACCGATATCGGCCTGTCGGTGCGTCTTGGCGGGTTCGGGCGGCAGCCCGATGGCAAGGGCACGGTGGCGCGCCGGTCCTGCTTGCGCTAG
- a CDS encoding retropepsin-like aspartic protease family protein codes for MSDEIPRVAYFVLLLIALGGYLIVEFRANPGKSLRQMLAWGLIFLGLIAGFGLWEDIRNDVAPRQIVDGGRIELPKQDDGHFYIDMRLNGEAVEFMVDTGATQIALSPSDAERIGLDPETLSYSQMVATANGTAFAAPVRIDSIEIGGITDRDVAASVTDAPMDISLLGMSYLSRFARVSFEGEVMVLER; via the coding sequence ATGAGTGACGAAATCCCGCGCGTCGCCTATTTCGTGCTGCTGCTGATCGCCCTGGGCGGCTATCTGATCGTCGAGTTCCGGGCCAATCCGGGCAAGTCGCTGCGTCAGATGCTGGCCTGGGGGCTGATCTTTCTGGGGCTGATCGCCGGGTTCGGTCTTTGGGAGGATATTCGCAACGATGTCGCGCCCCGACAGATCGTCGATGGCGGGCGGATCGAGTTGCCGAAGCAGGATGACGGGCATTTCTACATCGACATGCGCCTGAACGGCGAAGCGGTCGAATTCATGGTCGATACCGGTGCCACCCAGATCGCGCTCAGCCCGTCCGATGCCGAACGCATCGGGCTGGACCCCGAGACGCTCAGCTACAGCCAGATGGTCGCCACGGCGAACGGCACCGCCTTTGCCGCGCCGGTCCGCATCGACAGCATCGAGATCGGCGGCATCACCGACCGCGACGTCGCCGCCAGCGTGACGGATGCACCGATGGATATCTCGCTGCTGGGGATGAGCTATCTCAGCCGTTTTGCCCGCGTCAGCTTCGAGGGCGAGGTGATGGTGCTGGAGCGCTAG
- a CDS encoding twin-arginine translocase TatA/TatE family subunit, with the protein MLNNIGLPGLLLIAVVVLVLFGRGKVSSLMGEVGKGISSFKKGVKEGSDEVENSGRELTDEMDRDQARRDEKLRDVTPHQTPDDKTRI; encoded by the coding sequence ATGCTGAACAATATCGGCCTTCCCGGCCTTCTGCTGATCGCCGTCGTGGTGCTCGTCCTGTTCGGGCGCGGCAAGGTCTCTTCGCTCATGGGAGAGGTTGGCAAGGGCATCAGTTCGTTCAAGAAGGGCGTCAAGGAAGGCAGCGACGAGGTCGAGAATTCCGGCCGTGAGCTGACAGACGAGATGGACCGCGACCAGGCCCGCCGCGACGAGAAGCTGCGCGACGTGACCCCGCACCAGACCCCGGACGACAAGACCCGCATCTGA